The following is a genomic window from Streptobacillus felis.
TGTTATGAATTAGCAATATTTTTAGACTTTGACATGTATGGAGCACATATAGATTTTGGAAGAAAATATGAACATATGGGTAGACATAGAAGAGCTTTAAAAGAATTTAGAGCAGCATATAATATAGATTCTAAAGATGAAGAATTGTTAAAGAAAATAGAACATGTAGAAAATAGAATAAGAGAAATGGAAAATCAATAAAAATAGGAGGTATTTACTACCTCCTATAATTTTATATACTCAAATATTTTTCTCATGAAATCAAATTTGAATTCTTCCCCTTTATAAGCATGTATTGCAGTTACAACTATTAGTATAAATACTACTAAAGATAATAATCCGCTAATACTAATAAATAAGAAAGAATGATCAAATTTAAATAAGTTTGCTGTATATGTAAATAATGAAAATATTATACCTTGTTTAGCATAATCTCTTACAAAATCATTTTCCTTTTCTAAAATTAAAGCTCCTATGCTAAAAATAAATCCAATTAAAGATATAGATGATGCAATTAAAATAATAGTTGCAACAAGATTTTCATTTAAATTTCCTATAGATTTTTTCAAATTTATCAACCTCACTTTCATA
Proteins encoded in this region:
- a CDS encoding DUF4870 domain-containing protein, which produces MKKSIGNLNENLVATIILIASSISLIGFIFSIGALILEKENDFVRDYAKQGIIFSLFTYTANLFKFDHSFLFISISGLLSLVVFILIVVTAIHAYKGEEFKFDFMRKIFEYIKL